In Streptomyces ambofaciens ATCC 23877, a single genomic region encodes these proteins:
- the frr gene encoding ribosome recycling factor codes for MIEETLLEAEEKMEKAVVVAKEDFAAIRTGRAHPAMFNKIVADYYGAPTPINQLASFSVPEPRMAVVTPFDKSALRNIEQAIRDSDLGVNPSNDGNIIRVVFPELTEERRRDYIKVAKSKGEDAKVSIRSVRRKAKDAIDKMVKDGEVGEDEGRRAEKELDDTTAKYVAQVDELLKHKEAELLEV; via the coding sequence GTGATCGAAGAGACCCTCCTCGAGGCCGAGGAGAAGATGGAGAAGGCCGTCGTGGTCGCCAAGGAGGACTTCGCCGCGATCCGCACCGGCCGTGCGCACCCGGCGATGTTCAACAAGATCGTGGCCGACTACTACGGCGCGCCGACGCCGATCAACCAGCTGGCCTCGTTCTCCGTGCCCGAGCCGCGCATGGCCGTGGTGACGCCCTTCGACAAGAGCGCCCTGCGCAACATCGAGCAGGCGATCCGCGACTCCGACCTGGGCGTCAACCCCAGCAACGACGGCAACATCATCCGGGTGGTGTTCCCCGAGCTCACCGAGGAGCGCCGCCGCGACTACATCAAGGTCGCCAAGAGCAAGGGCGAGGACGCCAAGGTCTCGATCCGCTCCGTGCGCCGCAAGGCCAAGGACGCCATCGACAAGATGGTCAAGGACGGCGAGGTCGGCGAGGACGAGGGCCGTCGTGCGGAGAAGGAGCTCGACGACACCACCGCCAAGTACGTCGCCCAGGTGGACGAGCTCCTGAAGCACAAGGAAGCGGAGCTGCTCGAGGTCTGA
- the rpsB gene encoding 30S ribosomal protein S2, producing MAVVTMRELLESGVHFGHQTRRWNPKMKRFIFTERNGIYIIDLLQSLSYIDRAYEFVKETVAHGGTVMFVGTKKQAQEAIAEQATRVGMPFVNQRWLGGMLTNFSTVYKRLQRLKELEQIDFEDVAASGLTKKELLVLSREKAKLEKTLGGIREMSKVPSAVWIVDTKKEHIAVGEARKLNIPVVAILDTNCDPDEVDYKIPGNDDAIRSVTLLTRVIADAVAEGLIARSGAGKGAEGDKAAGEPLAAWERDLLEGEKKAEEAPAADAEKPAEAPAADAEQPAEAPAADAEQPAEAPAAEAPAADAEQA from the coding sequence ATGGCCGTCGTCACGATGCGGGAGCTGCTGGAGAGCGGCGTCCACTTCGGTCACCAGACCCGTCGTTGGAACCCGAAGATGAAGCGCTTCATCTTCACGGAGCGCAACGGCATCTACATCATCGACCTGCTCCAGTCGCTGTCGTACATCGACCGCGCCTACGAGTTCGTCAAGGAGACCGTCGCCCACGGCGGCACGGTCATGTTCGTCGGCACGAAGAAGCAGGCGCAGGAGGCCATCGCCGAGCAGGCCACCCGCGTCGGCATGCCCTTCGTCAACCAGCGCTGGCTGGGCGGCATGCTCACCAACTTCTCGACCGTCTACAAGCGCCTGCAGCGCCTGAAGGAGCTCGAGCAGATCGACTTCGAGGACGTGGCCGCCTCCGGCCTCACCAAGAAGGAGCTGCTGGTCCTCTCCCGCGAGAAGGCCAAGCTGGAGAAGACCCTCGGCGGTATCCGCGAGATGTCCAAGGTGCCCAGCGCCGTCTGGATCGTGGACACCAAGAAGGAGCACATCGCGGTCGGCGAGGCCCGGAAGCTCAACATCCCGGTCGTCGCCATCCTCGACACCAACTGCGACCCCGACGAGGTCGACTACAAGATCCCGGGCAACGACGACGCGATCCGCTCCGTCACCCTGCTCACCCGCGTGATCGCCGACGCCGTCGCCGAGGGCCTCATCGCCCGCTCCGGTGCCGGCAAGGGCGCCGAGGGTGACAAGGCCGCGGGCGAGCCGCTCGCCGCGTGGGAGCGCGACCTGCTCGAGGGCGAGAAGAAGGCCGAGGAGGCCCCGGCCGCCGACGCCGAGAAGCCTGCCGAGGCTCCCGCCGCCGACGCCGAGCAGCCCGCCGAGGCCCCGGCCGCCGACGCCGAGCAGCCCGCCGAGGCTCCCGCCGCCGAGGCCCCGGCCGCGGACGCCGAGCAGGCCTGA
- a CDS encoding arsenate reductase ArsC gives MPDTAAPSVLFVCVHNAGRSQMAAAFLTHLAGDRVRVRSAGSAPAGTVNPAVVEAMAEVGIDIAAEVPKVLTVEAVQASDAVITMGCGDTCPVFPGKRYLDWELPDPAGQGVAAVRPIRDEIEKRVRGLIDEIAPSSRA, from the coding sequence ATGCCTGACACCGCCGCCCCGTCCGTGCTGTTCGTCTGCGTCCACAACGCCGGACGCTCGCAGATGGCCGCCGCCTTCCTCACCCACCTCGCGGGGGACCGCGTCCGGGTCCGCTCCGCAGGCTCCGCTCCCGCCGGCACCGTCAACCCGGCCGTCGTCGAGGCCATGGCGGAGGTGGGCATCGACATCGCCGCCGAAGTACCCAAGGTGCTGACGGTCGAGGCGGTCCAGGCGTCCGACGCCGTGATCACGATGGGGTGCGGCGACACCTGCCCCGTCTTCCCCGGGAAGCGCTACCTCGACTGGGAGCTCCCCGACCCGGCCGGGCAGGGGGTCGCCGCGGTTCGGCCGATCCGCGACGAGATCGAGAAGCGCGTCCGCGGCCTGATCGACGAGATCGCCCCGTCGAGCCGGGCATGA
- a CDS encoding TetR/AcrR family transcriptional regulator: MAEHRSMQRAALLDAARSLLSDGGTEALTFPALAERTGLARSSVYEYFRSRAAVVEELCAVDFPVWAAEVEAAMEREASAEAKVEAYVRTQLDLVGDRRHRAVVAISASELDAGAREKIRAAHGGLIAMIVEALGEMGHEQPRLAAMLLQGVVDAAVRRIELGAAEEPTAITEAAVSMALRGVRG; the protein is encoded by the coding sequence GTGGCCGAGCACCGGTCGATGCAGCGTGCCGCCCTGCTGGACGCGGCACGCTCCCTGCTGTCCGACGGCGGAACGGAGGCGCTGACCTTCCCCGCCCTCGCCGAACGGACGGGCCTCGCGCGCTCCTCCGTCTACGAGTACTTCCGCTCACGGGCGGCGGTCGTCGAGGAGCTGTGCGCCGTCGACTTCCCGGTCTGGGCCGCGGAGGTCGAGGCGGCGATGGAGCGTGAGGCGTCCGCCGAGGCCAAGGTCGAGGCGTACGTGCGTACCCAGCTCGACCTGGTCGGGGACCGGCGGCACCGGGCCGTCGTGGCCATCTCCGCGAGCGAGCTGGACGCCGGCGCGAGGGAGAAGATCCGGGCGGCGCACGGCGGGCTGATCGCGATGATCGTCGAGGCGCTGGGCGAGATGGGACACGAGCAGCCGCGGCTCGCGGCGATGCTGCTGCAGGGGGTCGTGGACGCGGCCGTGCGGAGGATCGAACTGGGGGCCGCGGAGGAACCGACGGCAATCACCGAGGCCGCGGTCTCCATGGCCCTGCGAGGCGTACGGGGCTGA
- a CDS encoding GNAT family N-acetyltransferase, whose product MNEADEYRITAMTAEHAGQVLAIYRLGIDEGDATFETTAPGWEEFDTAKLPEHRYVALDATGRVLGWIAAVAVSDRCAYAGVVEHSVYVHPDARGHGIGAALLRELTASTEAAGIWTIQSGVFPENTASLALHQRAGFRVVGTRERIGRHHGVWRDVVLIERRSPAV is encoded by the coding sequence ATGAACGAGGCGGACGAGTACCGCATCACCGCGATGACCGCCGAGCACGCCGGCCAGGTCCTGGCGATCTACCGGCTCGGCATCGACGAGGGCGATGCCACCTTCGAGACCACCGCTCCGGGCTGGGAGGAGTTCGACACGGCCAAGCTGCCGGAACACCGGTACGTCGCCCTCGACGCCACCGGCCGCGTCCTCGGCTGGATCGCCGCGGTGGCGGTCTCCGACCGATGCGCGTACGCAGGCGTCGTCGAGCACTCGGTGTACGTCCACCCCGACGCGCGCGGCCACGGCATCGGCGCCGCCCTGCTCCGCGAGCTGACCGCGTCCACCGAGGCCGCCGGGATCTGGACGATCCAGTCCGGCGTCTTCCCCGAGAACACCGCCAGTCTCGCCCTTCACCAGAGGGCGGGCTTCCGCGTCGTCGGAACGCGTGAGCGCATCGGCCGGCACCACGGCGTATGGCGCGACGTCGTACTGATCGAACGCAGAAGCCCCGCCGTCTGA
- the tsf gene encoding translation elongation factor Ts yields MANYTAADVKKLRELTGAGMMDCKKALDEAEGSVEKAVEALRIKGQKGVAKREGRSAENGAVVSIIADDNTSGVLVELKCETDFVAKGDKFQGVAKAIAEHVAKASPADLEALLASEIEPGKTVQAFVDEANANLGEKIVLDRFAQFSGGFVTAYMHRTMPDLPPQIGVLVELDKPNAEIAKGVAQHIAAFAPKYLSKEDVPAEVVESERRVAEETTRAEGKPEAALPKIVEGRLNGFFKDATLLGQPYALDNKKSVQKVLDEAGVSLKRFSRIKVGI; encoded by the coding sequence ATGGCGAACTACACCGCCGCTGACGTCAAGAAGCTCCGTGAGCTCACCGGCGCCGGCATGATGGACTGCAAGAAGGCGCTGGACGAGGCCGAGGGCAGCGTCGAGAAGGCCGTCGAGGCGCTCCGCATCAAGGGTCAGAAGGGCGTCGCCAAGCGCGAGGGCCGCTCTGCCGAGAACGGTGCCGTCGTCTCGATCATCGCCGACGACAACACCTCGGGTGTGCTCGTCGAGCTGAAGTGCGAGACGGACTTCGTCGCCAAGGGTGACAAGTTCCAGGGCGTGGCCAAGGCCATCGCCGAGCACGTCGCCAAGGCCTCCCCGGCCGACCTCGAGGCCCTGCTGGCCTCCGAGATCGAGCCCGGCAAGACCGTCCAGGCGTTCGTGGACGAGGCCAACGCGAACCTCGGCGAGAAGATCGTCCTGGACCGCTTCGCGCAGTTCTCCGGCGGCTTCGTGACCGCGTACATGCACCGCACGATGCCCGACCTGCCCCCGCAGATCGGTGTCCTCGTCGAGCTGGACAAGCCGAACGCCGAGATCGCCAAGGGCGTCGCCCAGCACATCGCCGCCTTCGCGCCGAAGTACCTCTCCAAGGAGGACGTGCCGGCCGAGGTCGTCGAGTCCGAGCGCCGCGTCGCCGAGGAGACCACCCGCGCCGAGGGCAAGCCCGAGGCCGCCCTGCCGAAGATCGTCGAGGGTCGCCTCAACGGCTTCTTCAAGGACGCCACCCTGCTCGGCCAGCCCTACGCCCTGGACAACAAGAAGTCGGTCCAGAAGGTGCTGGACGAGGCCGGTGTCAGCCTGAAGCGCTTCTCGCGCATCAAGGTCGGCATCTGA
- the pyrH gene encoding UMP kinase, producing the protein MTTKAEKSDDGKVRGRFMLKLSGEAFSGGGGLGVDPDVVHAIAREIAAVVRDGAEIAIVIGGGNFFRGAELQVRGMDRARSDYMGMLGTVMNCLALQDFLEKEGVDCRVQTAITMGQVAEPYIPLRAVRHLEKGRVVIFGAGMGMPYFSTDTTAAQRALEIDAEALLMGKNGVDGVYDSDPKTNPDAVKFDALGYGEVITRDLKVADATAVTLCRDNSLPIVVFELLKEGNIARAVKGEKIGTLVGDQGNRD; encoded by the coding sequence ATGACCACCAAGGCCGAGAAGAGCGACGACGGCAAAGTACGCGGCCGCTTCATGCTGAAGCTGTCCGGAGAGGCGTTCTCCGGCGGTGGGGGCCTGGGCGTCGACCCCGACGTGGTGCACGCCATCGCCCGCGAGATCGCGGCCGTCGTCCGGGACGGCGCCGAGATCGCGATCGTCATCGGCGGCGGCAACTTCTTCCGTGGCGCCGAGCTGCAGGTGCGCGGCATGGACCGCGCCCGCTCCGACTACATGGGCATGCTCGGCACCGTGATGAACTGCCTGGCCCTCCAGGACTTCCTGGAGAAGGAGGGCGTCGACTGCCGCGTGCAGACCGCCATCACCATGGGCCAGGTCGCCGAGCCCTACATCCCGCTGCGCGCCGTGCGCCACCTGGAGAAGGGCCGCGTGGTCATCTTCGGCGCCGGTATGGGCATGCCCTACTTCTCCACCGACACCACGGCCGCCCAGCGCGCCCTCGAGATCGACGCCGAGGCCCTGCTCATGGGCAAGAACGGCGTGGACGGGGTCTACGACTCCGACCCGAAGACCAACCCGGACGCCGTGAAGTTCGACGCGCTCGGCTACGGCGAGGTCATCACCCGCGACCTGAAGGTCGCCGACGCCACGGCCGTCACGCTCTGCCGCGACAACAGCCTCCCGATCGTGGTCTTCGAGCTCCTGAAGGAGGGCAATATCGCCCGCGCCGTCAAGGGTGAGAAGATCGGCACGCTTGTGGGTGACCAAGGCAACCGGGACTGA
- the arsB gene encoding ACR3 family arsenite efflux transporter, with protein MSSAVPERKVAGRLSFVDRYLAVWILVAMAAGLGLGRLVPGLGDALAEVTVTGVSLPIALGLLVMMYPVLAKVRYDRLDTVTRDRRLLLPSLLLNWIVGPALMFALAWLFLPDLPAYRTGLIIVGLARCIAMVIIWNDLACGHREAAAVLVALNSVFQVVAFSALGWFYLSVLPGLLGLEQTGLDVSVWEIARSVLVFLGIPLAAGYLTRRIGEKTRGRTWYEARFIPRIGPFALYGLLFTIVILFALQGEAITSRPLDVVRIALPLLVYFAIMWAGSMFLGRAVGLDHSRATTLAFTAAGNNFELAIAVAIATFGASSGQALAGVVGPLIEVPVLIALVHVALYARRYFTAPAAGPAPRKDATHA; from the coding sequence ACCTCGCCGTCTGGATCCTCGTCGCCATGGCGGCCGGGCTCGGTCTGGGCCGCCTGGTCCCGGGCCTGGGGGACGCGCTGGCCGAGGTGACCGTGACCGGGGTGTCCCTGCCGATCGCCCTGGGCCTGCTCGTGATGATGTACCCGGTGCTGGCCAAGGTCCGCTACGACCGCCTCGACACCGTCACCCGCGACCGCCGCCTGCTGCTGCCGTCCCTGCTGCTCAACTGGATCGTCGGCCCGGCGCTCATGTTCGCCCTGGCCTGGCTGTTCCTGCCGGACCTGCCCGCCTACCGCACCGGCCTGATCATCGTCGGTCTGGCCCGCTGCATCGCCATGGTCATCATCTGGAACGACCTCGCCTGCGGCCACCGGGAGGCCGCCGCCGTCCTCGTCGCCCTGAACTCCGTCTTCCAGGTCGTCGCGTTCTCGGCGCTCGGGTGGTTCTACCTCTCCGTACTGCCGGGCCTTCTCGGCCTGGAACAGACCGGCCTGGACGTCTCGGTGTGGGAGATCGCCCGCAGTGTGCTCGTCTTCCTCGGCATCCCCCTCGCGGCCGGCTACCTCACCCGCCGCATCGGCGAGAAGACCAGGGGCCGCACCTGGTACGAGGCACGGTTCATCCCGCGCATCGGCCCCTTCGCCCTGTACGGGCTGCTCTTCACGATCGTCATCCTCTTCGCCCTGCAGGGCGAGGCCATCACCTCGCGGCCCCTCGACGTCGTCCGCATCGCCCTGCCGCTGCTGGTCTACTTCGCGATCATGTGGGCCGGTTCGATGTTCCTGGGACGTGCCGTCGGCCTGGACCACTCCCGCGCGACGACGCTGGCCTTCACCGCGGCGGGCAACAACTTCGAACTGGCCATCGCGGTCGCCATCGCCACCTTCGGCGCCTCCTCCGGCCAGGCCCTCGCCGGTGTCGTGGGCCCCCTCATCGAGGTGCCCGTACTGATCGCTCTGGTGCACGTGGCCCTGTACGCACGCCGCTACTTCACCGCCCCGGCCGCCGGCCCCGCGCCCCGGAAGGACGCCACCCATGCCTGA
- a CDS encoding murein hydrolase activator EnvC family protein, translating to MRVRRWVSAGGRAAAGRAGLSAAVWLLVVSVIAGPPRPASSAASPAGVSAAVPLTAGDAGGLPDPSVPAVARVWPVGARPPVLRGWEAPATPYGPGHRGVDLATAAGASVRTVAAGRVSFAGRVAGRGVVSVELTGTGDPPLRTTYEPLEASVTRGDEVAAGEVLGTVEPTGSHCTGCLHWGLLRGDVYLNPLSLLPPWLLDGGPSRLLPVLGVPLPHSPGPRAAGEARGPGTDMAP from the coding sequence ATGCGAGTGAGGCGATGGGTGAGCGCGGGTGGACGGGCGGCGGCTGGACGGGCGGGTCTGTCGGCGGCCGTGTGGCTGCTGGTGGTCTCGGTGATCGCGGGGCCACCACGACCCGCGTCGTCGGCGGCGTCACCGGCGGGAGTGTCGGCGGCGGTTCCGTTGACGGCCGGGGACGCCGGCGGGCTCCCGGACCCGTCCGTTCCGGCCGTGGCCCGCGTCTGGCCGGTCGGCGCGCGTCCTCCGGTCCTACGGGGGTGGGAGGCCCCGGCGACCCCTTACGGTCCGGGCCACCGCGGCGTCGACCTCGCCACGGCCGCCGGGGCCTCGGTGCGGACGGTGGCGGCGGGGAGGGTGTCGTTCGCGGGTCGGGTGGCGGGGAGGGGCGTCGTCTCGGTGGAGCTGACCGGGACGGGCGATCCTCCCCTGCGGACGACGTACGAGCCGCTCGAGGCGTCCGTGACGCGGGGCGACGAGGTCGCGGCGGGCGAGGTGCTCGGCACGGTCGAGCCGACGGGCTCCCACTGCACGGGTTGCCTGCACTGGGGCCTGCTGCGGGGCGACGTCTACCTGAACCCGCTCTCCCTGCTGCCCCCGTGGCTGCTCGACGGAGGCCCGTCGAGGCTGCTGCCGGTCCTGGGGGTCCCCCTGCCGCACTCCCCGGGCCCGCGTGCGGCCGGGGAGGCACGCGGGCCCGGCACGGACATGGCTCCCTGA
- a CDS encoding phosphatidate cytidylyltransferase, with translation MNDSSWGAPPQAGYWGPSDQGPVQGAAPAGPAYDAPYAQQTRPMPIVPDVPEHGGAQDDDQGAARPSGPLFRDEPFRDEPYREHTHSDENPSAQPYAAVPQNPEPMPDAPQPAQPQPQPKKTAGRDLGAAIGVGLGLGVVIIASLFVVKAVFVGVVAVAVVVGLWELTTRLEESKGIKAPLVPLAIGGAAMVVAGYVRGSEGAWVAMALTALAVLAWRMTEPPEGYLRDVTAGLFAAFYVPFLATFVAMMLMADDGARRVLVFLVLTVVSDTGAYAVGWRFGRTKLAPRISPGKTREGLLGAVAFAMVAGALCMQFLIDDGIWWQGLLLGLAVAVSATLGDLGESMIKRDLGIKDMGTLLPGHGGIMDRLDSLLPTAPVVWLLLVIFVGSG, from the coding sequence ATGAACGACTCTTCCTGGGGAGCGCCGCCACAAGCCGGGTACTGGGGGCCGTCCGACCAGGGACCTGTCCAGGGCGCTGCCCCGGCGGGTCCCGCGTACGATGCGCCGTACGCGCAGCAGACTCGCCCCATGCCCATCGTGCCCGACGTACCCGAACACGGCGGAGCCCAGGACGACGACCAGGGGGCCGCTCGGCCGAGCGGCCCCCTGTTCCGGGACGAGCCGTTCCGCGATGAGCCGTATCGCGAGCACACCCACAGCGACGAGAACCCGTCGGCGCAGCCGTATGCGGCGGTGCCGCAGAATCCGGAGCCCATGCCCGACGCCCCGCAGCCGGCGCAGCCCCAGCCGCAGCCGAAGAAGACCGCGGGGCGCGATCTGGGTGCCGCGATAGGGGTGGGCCTCGGTCTCGGCGTAGTGATCATCGCGTCGCTGTTCGTCGTCAAGGCCGTCTTCGTCGGTGTGGTCGCGGTCGCCGTCGTCGTGGGCCTGTGGGAGCTGACCACCCGGCTGGAGGAGAGCAAGGGCATCAAGGCGCCCCTCGTGCCGCTCGCGATCGGCGGCGCCGCGATGGTGGTCGCCGGGTACGTGCGGGGCTCCGAGGGCGCGTGGGTCGCCATGGCGCTCACGGCGCTCGCGGTCCTCGCCTGGCGGATGACCGAGCCGCCGGAGGGTTACCTCAGGGACGTGACCGCGGGGCTGTTCGCGGCGTTCTACGTGCCCTTCCTGGCCACGTTCGTCGCGATGATGCTCATGGCGGACGACGGTGCCCGGCGCGTGCTGGTCTTCCTGGTGCTGACGGTCGTCAGCGACACCGGTGCCTACGCCGTCGGCTGGCGGTTCGGCAGGACCAAGCTCGCCCCCCGCATCAGCCCCGGCAAGACCCGCGAGGGCCTGCTCGGAGCGGTGGCCTTCGCGATGGTGGCGGGCGCGCTGTGCATGCAGTTCCTGATCGACGACGGCATCTGGTGGCAGGGCCTGCTGCTCGGGCTCGCGGTCGCCGTCAGCGCCACGCTGGGCGACCTCGGCGAGTCCATGATCAAGCGGGACCTCGGCATCAAGGACATGGGCACCCTGCTCCCGGGGCACGGCGGCATCATGGACCGGCTGGACTCGCTGCTGCCGACGGCGCCGGTGGTGTGGCTCCTGCTGGTGATCTTCGTCGGGTCCGGCTGA